One window of the Syngnathoides biaculeatus isolate LvHL_M chromosome 11, ASM1980259v1, whole genome shotgun sequence genome contains the following:
- the nexmifb gene encoding neurite extension and migration factor isoform X4 — MDVLTDNGLTLIVKTPQADNAIAVENTAGVCEQSGDLSLCRLVDAALHPPPSPAVESLQRLCPAHQRTTLISPTLSFPLQLGTDSSLGLTAAPCTPSHQVPTLVPNFQHTPSAASLPNPAVSSWGTTRDTQKSIRLPAATSLSLTMMEPDNVSTLTEECLLQQSRSCLGCFIETCDATSVQNPPHEPSTSPNSETGLSVRIGDVNREDFSDINNISIQCLSHAGEAVSHYGEQLLSDQLLSFPLPKASDEAKRVEGNKTTNDCDDPQDDATTKNLYEGLLLDKVSGEEVLLANASQDWGYFESFISESKMELLDLCSKNELSVNLFSEEDVDNLFDDEDDDSTLSSDVCSLKIRYESFQDNMREKTNVLQEETQFNFFPSVLANCAKKEEGVGVLRRSVDELQPKTDELILQPEQEENPGDCSSQSPLDGSQGSPMSTPKVNYVIDFNSTEESGEFSDDSSCTGSSSDTVQEGRFKKGHSKRFLSPSNPLNYGLRSKRKVRYSDDYLYDVDSLESEKNAEKKEKTPPGQKEEEDVDWCPKKRRKSCRKEPPVVIKYIIINRFKGERLMSVKLGKLNPADGTVSLNANTIGKYETLAPLKDYWQAKQRERQEQLKLVARDRQQRGFHLNGRHHRPFYSGHPKRKYKIANRLKVQRIHTVDQSVIVHGSLPSDQGHGGVSKEEGTLIVEEITAASNSPVTLDLNSISDTVIIKSRSQEREEREGRRLGRNKMVRIRKFKSEARLRSLKKKEAEGEDKSLTNEMDATAANTEDLAAGLKDVSMHSTTAKPDFSDSAITTDTDKVKFPYVSSSGSPGKPSPSEEVETGVPVIPGGYLQTLLDATDSSGGTAIPYFPQQPSSQQYPVGLSLEEKQFCSLQLAQSCVLSPPSESELQQSPQNCPSFPQMWHPQLCTNHSQNFGPETPETPILPNSFPAAVPINENLPVSNYSQVSPEAERILYEKSYLTEPGLQPGTDLQVCQSTCVEGQVQYQRGSLCTDNGRLISYDSVGSLSASSSNYSSLSLKSCEREGEEEGRDSFLAHCSPKMVIQQSMDALTPLRESSDLLDISNFTPDKFRHSSLSELSPPETPNLSPQVAGREMKIPGNAGKYQDVNDISTERNRDVKWNCDIMQQQEHTGNAYTVEDSQFPLHNFNSQDVLCVDKKGDLGATEFNEQNDEMAEAKSIKSKRKGNYKQTAAGQSPKKVRAPRTPKSEKVKTPKQNSRSTKKIKAMLEGKAAKNQVEGGGTGLTDSTSSGDWCATGWSESNSLVGDDQREFEEPSNILSNIVSGMAEVQRFMMASIEPLWNPMSEAGTPSEANSLNLKTLKILAGTESDLKKKGAILTGAGRGRKAGGKGGKNQAKFNPAHPLFPQLALGCDMFDKPNFINPGPAHKKLYRHKTSAKFPRIETLKGKRAERDSNKDIALMTSFEKLR, encoded by the coding sequence CAGGGGTATGCGAGCAGAGTGGTGACCTGAGTCTTTGCAGACTTGTTGATGCTGCTCTCCATCCCCCACCTTCTCCTGCTGTGGAGTCATTGCAGCGGCTCTGCCCAGCACACCAGAGAACCACTCTCATATCACCAACTCTGTCCTTCCCCCTCCAACTTGGCACTGACTCCTCTCTGGGTCTGACAGCAGCTCCATGCACTCCCTCCCACCAGGTTCCAACCCTAGTCCCTAATTTTCAACACACTCCCAGTGCCGCATCACTTCCCAATCCTGCTGTAAGTTCCTGGGGCACAACAAGAGATACCCAGAAGAGCATTCGGTTGCCTGCTGCCACTTCTCTGTCACTAACAATGATGGAGCCTGACAACGTATCGACCCTGACAGAGGAGTGCCTCCTTCAGCAGAGCCGCTCATGCCTCGGTTGCTTTATTGAAACCTGCGACGCAACCTCCGTACAGAACCCACCGCACGAGCCTAGCACGAGTCCTAATTCAGAAACTGGACTAAGTGTACGGATAGGGGATGTGAACCGTGAGGATTTCTCTGACATCAACAACATCAGCATCCAGTGCCTGAGCCACGCAGGGGAGGCAGTGAGTCATTACGGAGAACAGCTCCTCTCTGACCAGCTACTTAGTTTTCCCCTGCCGAAAGCCTCCGATGAAGCCAAGCGGGTGGAGGGAAACAAAACTACAAATGATTGTGATGACCCCCAGGATGATGCAACAACTAAAAACTTGTATGAAGGACTGTTATTGGACAAAGTCAGTGGAGAGGAAGTACTGTTGGCTAACGCCAGCCAGGACTGGGGCTACTTTGAATCCTTCATCAGCGAGAGTAAGATGGAGCTGCTGGATTTATGTTCAAAGAATGAGCTGTCAGTCAACCTCTTCTCTGAAGAAGATGTTGACAATTTAtttgatgatgaagatgacgaCTCTACATTAAGTAGTGACGTTTGTTCGCTTAAGATTCGTTACGAGTCATTTCAGGACAACATGAGGGAAAAAACCAACGTGCTCCAGGAGGAGACACAGTTCAATTTTTTCCCGAGTGTCCTGGCTAACTGTGCCAAGAAAGAAGAAGGAGTAGGTGTCTTGAGGAGGAGTGTTGATGAGCTTCAGCCCAAAACAGATGAGCTCATCCTGCAACCAGAACAAGAGGAAAACCCGGGGGACTGCAGTAGCCAGAGCCCTCTTGATGGCTCCCAAGGCTCACCCATGTCAACACCTAAAGTAAATTATGTAATAGACTTTAATTCTACTGAGGAATCAGGGGAATTCAGTGATGACAGCTCCTGCACTGGCTCCTCCTCAGACACTGTCCAGGAGGGTAGATTTAAGAAGGGTCACTCCAAAAGATTCCTTAGTCCTTCAAATCCACTTAACTATGGTTTGCGCTCCAAAAGAAAGGTTCGATACAGTGATGATTACTTATATGACGTTGACTCACTTGAGAGTGAGAAGAATGCtgagaaaaaagagaaaacccCACCTGgtcagaaagaagaagaagatgtagaTTGGTGTCCCAAAAAACGGAGGAAATCATGTCGTAAAGAGCCACCCGTGGTTATTAagtacatcatcatcaacagGTTTAAAGGAGAGAGACTCATGTCGGTGAAACTTGGCAAACTGAACCCTGCGGATGGTACTGTGAGCTTAAACGCCAACACAATAGGTAAGTATGAGACACTGGCTCCACTGAAGGATTACTGGCAGGCGAAGCAAAGAGAGAGACAGGAGCAgcttaaactggttgccagagatAGACAACAACGTGGTTTTCATCTTAACGGACGCCACCACCGCCCTTTTTATTCTGGTCAtcccaaaagaaaatacaagatCGCAAACAGACTAAAAGTTCAGAGGATTCACACTGTGGACCAGTCAGTCATTGTACATGGTTCTCTGCCCTCTGATCAGGGACATGGCGGTGTCTCTAAAGAGGAGGGCACCCTCATCGTGGAGGAGATAACAGCAGCTTCGAACAGCCCAGTAACATTGGACTTAAACTCCATCTCTGACACTGTTATAATCAAGAGTCGCTCGCAAGAGAGGGAGGAGAGAGAGGGGAGGCGGTTGGGAAGAAATAAAATGGTCAGGATAAGAAAATTTAAAAGCGAGGCCAGGCTGAGAAGCCTGAAAAAGAAAGAGGCAGAAGGAGAGGACAAGAGCCTCACAAATGAAATGGACGCTACTGCAGCAAACACGGAGGACCTTGCCGCTGGTCTAAAAGATGTCAGCATGCACTCAACCACAGCCAAACCGGATTTCTCTGACAGTGCCATCACGACTGACACAGACAAGGTGAAGTTCCCCTATGTTTCATCCTCTGGCTCTCCTGGCAAACCATCTCCTTCAGAGGAGGTGGAAACTGGTGTTCCTGTCATCCCAGGGGGCTACCTGCAGACCCTGCTTGATGCAACAGACTCCTCTGGAGGTACAGCTATCCCATATTTCCCTCAGCAGCCCTCCAGTCAACAGTATCCTGTGGGCCTTTCCCTCGAAGAGAAACAATTTTGCTCTCTTCAACTTGCTCAAAGCTGTGTACTCTCACCTCCTTCAGAATCGGAGCTTCAGCAGTCTCCCCAGAATTGCCCCAGCTTCCCCCAAATGTGGCATCCACAGCTATGCACCAATCATAGCCAGAATTTTGGACCTGAGACCCCAGAGACCCCCATCTTACCCAACAGCTTTCCAGCTGCCGTTCCCATAAATGAGAACTTGCCCGTTTCCAACTACAGCCAAGTAAGCCCCGAGGCTGAGCGGATACTCTACGAAAAGAGCTACCTGACTGAGCCTGGACTACAACCTGGGACAGACCTCCAAGTGTGTCAGTCAACCTGTGTAGAGGGGCAGGTGCAATACCAGAGAGGGTCTCTCTGCACTGACAATGGAAGACTCATCAGCTACGACTCGGTAGGCTCATTATCAGCCTCCTCAAGCAATTACAGTTCACTAAGCCTCAAATCTTGTGAGCGAGAGGGTGAGGAGGAGGGCAGGGACAGTTTCTTAGCACATTGCAGTCCAAAAATGGTGATTCAGCAGAGTATGGATGCCCTCACACCACTCCGAGAGTCTTCAGACCTGCTGGACATCTCCAACTTTACCCCTGACAAATTTAGACACTCGTCATTGTCAGAGCTTTCCCCGCCCGAGACGCCCAACCTTTCCCCGCAGGTTGCGGGTCGTGAGATGAAGATACCTGGGAATGCTGGAAAATATCAAGATGTGAATGATATTTCTACAGAGCGCAACAGAGATGTCAAGTGGAACTGTGATATTATGCAGCAACAGGAGCACACAGGAAATGCCTACACAGTGGAGGACAGCCAGTTTCCACTGCATAACTTTAACAGCCAGGATGTGTTATGTGTAGATAAAAAGGGGGATTTGGGGGCCACAGAATTTAATGAACAGAATGATGAAATGGCTGAGGCCAAAAGCATCAAGTCAAAGAGGAAAGGCAATTACAAACAGACAGCTGCAGGACAGAGCCCCAAAAAGGTCCGGGCCCCCAGAACTCCCAAGTCAGAAAAGGTAAAAACACCCAAACAGAATTCCCGTTCAACCAAAAAGATTAAGGCCATGTTAGAGGGCAAGGCAGCCAAGAATCAGGTAGAGGGGGGTGGTACAGGCCTGACTGACAGCACAAGCAGCGGGGACTGGTGTGCCACCGGGTGGTCAGAGAGCAACAGCCTAGTCGGAGACGACCAGAGAGAGTTTGAGGAGCCCTCCAATATTCTGTCCAACATTGTCTCCGGCATGGCTGAGGTACAGAGATTCATGATGGCCTCCATCGAGCCACTGTGGAACCCCATGTCCGAGGCCGGTACACCATCTGAGGCCAATAGCCTCAACCTAAAGACCCTAAAAATCTTGGCGGGCACTGAATCTGACCTGAAGAAAAAGGGTGCCATTCTAACGGGGGCTGGAAGAGGCAGGAAGGCCGGGGGCAAAGGAGGGAAAAACCAGGCCAAATTCAACCCCGCTCATCCCTTATTCCCTCAGCTCGCTCTGGGCTGTGACATGTTTGATAAACCCAACTTTATTAACCCTGGGCCCGCACACAAAAAGTTGTACCGCCACAAGACCAGTGCAAAATTTCCTCGCATTGAAACGCTGAAGGGGAAACGAGCTGAGAGAGATTCAAATAAGGACATAGCACTGATGACCTCTTTTGAGAAACTGAGGTAA
- the nexmifb gene encoding neurite extension and migration factor isoform X5, whose product MDVLTDNGLTLIVKTPQADNAIAVENTGVCEQSGDLSLCRLVDAALHPPPSPAVESLQRLCPAHQRTTLISPTLSFPLQLGTDSSLGLTAAPCTPSHQVPTLVPNFQHTPSAASLPNPAVSSWGTTRDTQKSIRLPAATSLSLTMMEPDNVSTLTEECLLQQSRSCLGCFIETCDATSVQNPPHEPSTSPNSETGLSVRIGDVNREDFSDINNISIQCLSHAGEAVSHYGEQLLSDQLLSFPLPKASDEAKRVEGNKTTNDCDDPQDDATTKNLYEGLLLDKVSGEEVLLANASQDWGYFESFISESKMELLDLCSKNELSVNLFSEEDVDNLFDDEDDDSTLSSDVCSLKIRYESFQDNMREKTNVLQEETQFNFFPSVLANCAKKEEGVGVLRRSVDELQPKTDELILQPEQEENPGDCSSQSPLDGSQGSPMSTPKVNYVIDFNSTEESGEFSDDSSCTGSSSDTVQEGRFKKGHSKRFLSPSNPLNYGLRSKRKVRYSDDYLYDVDSLESEKNAEKKEKTPPGQKEEEDVDWCPKKRRKSCRKEPPVVIKYIIINRFKGERLMSVKLGKLNPADGTVSLNANTIGKYETLAPLKDYWQAKQRERQEQLKLVARDRQQRGFHLNGRHHRPFYSGHPKRKYKIANRLKVQRIHTVDQSVIVHGSLPSDQGHGGVSKEEGTLIVEEITAASNSPVTLDLNSISDTVIIKSRSQEREEREGRRLGRNKMVRIRKFKSEARLRSLKKKEAEGEDKSLTNEMDATAANTEDLAAGLKDVSMHSTTAKPDFSDSAITTDTDKVKFPYVSSSGSPGKPSPSEEVETGVPVIPGGYLQTLLDATDSSGGTAIPYFPQQPSSQQYPVGLSLEEKQFCSLQLAQSCVLSPPSESELQQSPQNCPSFPQMWHPQLCTNHSQNFGPETPETPILPNSFPAAVPINENLPVSNYSQVSPEAERILYEKSYLTEPGLQPGTDLQVCQSTCVEGQVQYQRGSLCTDNGRLISYDSVGSLSASSSNYSSLSLKSCEREGEEEGRDSFLAHCSPKMVIQQSMDALTPLRESSDLLDISNFTPDKFRHSSLSELSPPETPNLSPQVAGREMKIPGNAGKYQDVNDISTERNRDVKWNCDIMQQQEHTGNAYTVEDSQFPLHNFNSQDVLCVDKKGDLGATEFNEQNDEMAEAKSIKSKRKGNYKQTAAGQSPKKVRAPRTPKSEKVKTPKQNSRSTKKIKAMLEGKAAKNQVEGGGTGLTDSTSSGDWCATGWSESNSLVGDDQREFEEPSNILSNIVSGMAEVQRFMMASIEPLWNPMSEAGTPSEANSLNLKTLKILAGTESDLKKKGAILTGAGRGRKAGGKGGKNQAKFNPAHPLFPQLALGCDMFDKPNFINPGPAHKKLYRHKTSAKFPRIETLKGKRAERDSNKDIALMTSFEKLR is encoded by the coding sequence GGGTATGCGAGCAGAGTGGTGACCTGAGTCTTTGCAGACTTGTTGATGCTGCTCTCCATCCCCCACCTTCTCCTGCTGTGGAGTCATTGCAGCGGCTCTGCCCAGCACACCAGAGAACCACTCTCATATCACCAACTCTGTCCTTCCCCCTCCAACTTGGCACTGACTCCTCTCTGGGTCTGACAGCAGCTCCATGCACTCCCTCCCACCAGGTTCCAACCCTAGTCCCTAATTTTCAACACACTCCCAGTGCCGCATCACTTCCCAATCCTGCTGTAAGTTCCTGGGGCACAACAAGAGATACCCAGAAGAGCATTCGGTTGCCTGCTGCCACTTCTCTGTCACTAACAATGATGGAGCCTGACAACGTATCGACCCTGACAGAGGAGTGCCTCCTTCAGCAGAGCCGCTCATGCCTCGGTTGCTTTATTGAAACCTGCGACGCAACCTCCGTACAGAACCCACCGCACGAGCCTAGCACGAGTCCTAATTCAGAAACTGGACTAAGTGTACGGATAGGGGATGTGAACCGTGAGGATTTCTCTGACATCAACAACATCAGCATCCAGTGCCTGAGCCACGCAGGGGAGGCAGTGAGTCATTACGGAGAACAGCTCCTCTCTGACCAGCTACTTAGTTTTCCCCTGCCGAAAGCCTCCGATGAAGCCAAGCGGGTGGAGGGAAACAAAACTACAAATGATTGTGATGACCCCCAGGATGATGCAACAACTAAAAACTTGTATGAAGGACTGTTATTGGACAAAGTCAGTGGAGAGGAAGTACTGTTGGCTAACGCCAGCCAGGACTGGGGCTACTTTGAATCCTTCATCAGCGAGAGTAAGATGGAGCTGCTGGATTTATGTTCAAAGAATGAGCTGTCAGTCAACCTCTTCTCTGAAGAAGATGTTGACAATTTAtttgatgatgaagatgacgaCTCTACATTAAGTAGTGACGTTTGTTCGCTTAAGATTCGTTACGAGTCATTTCAGGACAACATGAGGGAAAAAACCAACGTGCTCCAGGAGGAGACACAGTTCAATTTTTTCCCGAGTGTCCTGGCTAACTGTGCCAAGAAAGAAGAAGGAGTAGGTGTCTTGAGGAGGAGTGTTGATGAGCTTCAGCCCAAAACAGATGAGCTCATCCTGCAACCAGAACAAGAGGAAAACCCGGGGGACTGCAGTAGCCAGAGCCCTCTTGATGGCTCCCAAGGCTCACCCATGTCAACACCTAAAGTAAATTATGTAATAGACTTTAATTCTACTGAGGAATCAGGGGAATTCAGTGATGACAGCTCCTGCACTGGCTCCTCCTCAGACACTGTCCAGGAGGGTAGATTTAAGAAGGGTCACTCCAAAAGATTCCTTAGTCCTTCAAATCCACTTAACTATGGTTTGCGCTCCAAAAGAAAGGTTCGATACAGTGATGATTACTTATATGACGTTGACTCACTTGAGAGTGAGAAGAATGCtgagaaaaaagagaaaacccCACCTGgtcagaaagaagaagaagatgtagaTTGGTGTCCCAAAAAACGGAGGAAATCATGTCGTAAAGAGCCACCCGTGGTTATTAagtacatcatcatcaacagGTTTAAAGGAGAGAGACTCATGTCGGTGAAACTTGGCAAACTGAACCCTGCGGATGGTACTGTGAGCTTAAACGCCAACACAATAGGTAAGTATGAGACACTGGCTCCACTGAAGGATTACTGGCAGGCGAAGCAAAGAGAGAGACAGGAGCAgcttaaactggttgccagagatAGACAACAACGTGGTTTTCATCTTAACGGACGCCACCACCGCCCTTTTTATTCTGGTCAtcccaaaagaaaatacaagatCGCAAACAGACTAAAAGTTCAGAGGATTCACACTGTGGACCAGTCAGTCATTGTACATGGTTCTCTGCCCTCTGATCAGGGACATGGCGGTGTCTCTAAAGAGGAGGGCACCCTCATCGTGGAGGAGATAACAGCAGCTTCGAACAGCCCAGTAACATTGGACTTAAACTCCATCTCTGACACTGTTATAATCAAGAGTCGCTCGCAAGAGAGGGAGGAGAGAGAGGGGAGGCGGTTGGGAAGAAATAAAATGGTCAGGATAAGAAAATTTAAAAGCGAGGCCAGGCTGAGAAGCCTGAAAAAGAAAGAGGCAGAAGGAGAGGACAAGAGCCTCACAAATGAAATGGACGCTACTGCAGCAAACACGGAGGACCTTGCCGCTGGTCTAAAAGATGTCAGCATGCACTCAACCACAGCCAAACCGGATTTCTCTGACAGTGCCATCACGACTGACACAGACAAGGTGAAGTTCCCCTATGTTTCATCCTCTGGCTCTCCTGGCAAACCATCTCCTTCAGAGGAGGTGGAAACTGGTGTTCCTGTCATCCCAGGGGGCTACCTGCAGACCCTGCTTGATGCAACAGACTCCTCTGGAGGTACAGCTATCCCATATTTCCCTCAGCAGCCCTCCAGTCAACAGTATCCTGTGGGCCTTTCCCTCGAAGAGAAACAATTTTGCTCTCTTCAACTTGCTCAAAGCTGTGTACTCTCACCTCCTTCAGAATCGGAGCTTCAGCAGTCTCCCCAGAATTGCCCCAGCTTCCCCCAAATGTGGCATCCACAGCTATGCACCAATCATAGCCAGAATTTTGGACCTGAGACCCCAGAGACCCCCATCTTACCCAACAGCTTTCCAGCTGCCGTTCCCATAAATGAGAACTTGCCCGTTTCCAACTACAGCCAAGTAAGCCCCGAGGCTGAGCGGATACTCTACGAAAAGAGCTACCTGACTGAGCCTGGACTACAACCTGGGACAGACCTCCAAGTGTGTCAGTCAACCTGTGTAGAGGGGCAGGTGCAATACCAGAGAGGGTCTCTCTGCACTGACAATGGAAGACTCATCAGCTACGACTCGGTAGGCTCATTATCAGCCTCCTCAAGCAATTACAGTTCACTAAGCCTCAAATCTTGTGAGCGAGAGGGTGAGGAGGAGGGCAGGGACAGTTTCTTAGCACATTGCAGTCCAAAAATGGTGATTCAGCAGAGTATGGATGCCCTCACACCACTCCGAGAGTCTTCAGACCTGCTGGACATCTCCAACTTTACCCCTGACAAATTTAGACACTCGTCATTGTCAGAGCTTTCCCCGCCCGAGACGCCCAACCTTTCCCCGCAGGTTGCGGGTCGTGAGATGAAGATACCTGGGAATGCTGGAAAATATCAAGATGTGAATGATATTTCTACAGAGCGCAACAGAGATGTCAAGTGGAACTGTGATATTATGCAGCAACAGGAGCACACAGGAAATGCCTACACAGTGGAGGACAGCCAGTTTCCACTGCATAACTTTAACAGCCAGGATGTGTTATGTGTAGATAAAAAGGGGGATTTGGGGGCCACAGAATTTAATGAACAGAATGATGAAATGGCTGAGGCCAAAAGCATCAAGTCAAAGAGGAAAGGCAATTACAAACAGACAGCTGCAGGACAGAGCCCCAAAAAGGTCCGGGCCCCCAGAACTCCCAAGTCAGAAAAGGTAAAAACACCCAAACAGAATTCCCGTTCAACCAAAAAGATTAAGGCCATGTTAGAGGGCAAGGCAGCCAAGAATCAGGTAGAGGGGGGTGGTACAGGCCTGACTGACAGCACAAGCAGCGGGGACTGGTGTGCCACCGGGTGGTCAGAGAGCAACAGCCTAGTCGGAGACGACCAGAGAGAGTTTGAGGAGCCCTCCAATATTCTGTCCAACATTGTCTCCGGCATGGCTGAGGTACAGAGATTCATGATGGCCTCCATCGAGCCACTGTGGAACCCCATGTCCGAGGCCGGTACACCATCTGAGGCCAATAGCCTCAACCTAAAGACCCTAAAAATCTTGGCGGGCACTGAATCTGACCTGAAGAAAAAGGGTGCCATTCTAACGGGGGCTGGAAGAGGCAGGAAGGCCGGGGGCAAAGGAGGGAAAAACCAGGCCAAATTCAACCCCGCTCATCCCTTATTCCCTCAGCTCGCTCTGGGCTGTGACATGTTTGATAAACCCAACTTTATTAACCCTGGGCCCGCACACAAAAAGTTGTACCGCCACAAGACCAGTGCAAAATTTCCTCGCATTGAAACGCTGAAGGGGAAACGAGCTGAGAGAGATTCAAATAAGGACATAGCACTGATGACCTCTTTTGAGAAACTGAGGTAA